CGGGTGACGGTCGACGGCGCCTGCGGCGCCGGCCTGCACATCGCGATCGCCAACCCGCTTCCGGTGGGCGTCTCCACCAGACCGCCCATTCCCGGTACGGGCATGGGCCTGATCGGCCTCGCCGAGCGGGCCTCGCTCGCCGGCGGTCACCTCACCCACAGCACGGACGGCGCCGACTTCCGCCTCACCGCCCACCTGCCCTGGGCCGCGGGGTGACGCCGGTGCGGGTGCTGATCGTCGACGACGACCCGCTGGTCCGGGCCGGCCTGTCGATGATCCTCAAAGGCACCGGTGACGTGCACGTGGTCGGCGAGGCGAGCGACGGCCGGGAGGTGCCGGCCGCGGTCGCCGAGCACCGGCCGGACGTGGTGCTGATGGACATCCGGATGCCCGGGGTGGACGGGCTGACCGCCACCGAGACGCTGCGCCGGCGTCCCGGCGCGCCCGAGGTGCTGGTGCTGACCACGTTCGACGCCGACGAGTTCGTGCTGCGCGCGCTGCGTGCCGGGGCCGGCGGCTTCCTGCTCAAGGACACCCCGCCCGGCCAGATCCGGGACGCGGTGCTGCGCGTCGCGCGCGGGGAGGCCACCCTGTCGCCGAGCGTCACCCGGCAGCTGATCACCCACGTCACCACGGCGCCGCCGCCGGACCGGGGCACGGCCGGGCGCCGCCTCGATCAGCTCACCACCCGGGAGCTCGACGTGGCGCTGGCCGTGGCGCAGGGCAAGTCGAACGCGGAGATCTCGGCCGACCTGTTCATGTCGGTGGCCACGGTCAAAGCGCACGTGTCCCGGCTGCTCACCAAACTCGACCTGAACAACCGGGTGCAGATCGCCCTGCTGGTCCACGACGCCGGCCTGGCCTGACCGGCACGCCGCGCGCCGCCCGCGGCCTCACTCGAACAGGCTGTGGTCCTTGCCGCCCTCGGCGCGGCGGCGGGCCCGGCGGCGCAGCTGGATCACCACCATGTCGGCGACCGCGGCCACCGCCCAGGCGGCGAGCAGCCAGCCCGGCACGGTCCAGCCGGCGCGGAACAGGAAGATCGACAGCACCGTGCAGATCACCAGGCCGGCCGCGGCCAGGACGAGCCGCAGGTTCAGCGGACTGTACGGCTCCTCGACAGTGCCGCGGCGGCCGGGCGGTTGCGGGCCGATGGGCATGACCACGAATCTACTCGGCACGGGCCTGTCCTAAACAAGCCGCCCCAAGATCGGGTAACTTCGATATGTTCGGCGTCTGGCACTGATCCGCTGTGGACAGGAGGCGCCGTGT
Above is a genomic segment from Actinoplanes ianthinogenes containing:
- a CDS encoding response regulator encodes the protein MILKGTGDVHVVGEASDGREVPAAVAEHRPDVVLMDIRMPGVDGLTATETLRRRPGAPEVLVLTTFDADEFVLRALRAGAGGFLLKDTPPGQIRDAVLRVARGEATLSPSVTRQLITHVTTAPPPDRGTAGRRLDQLTTRELDVALAVAQGKSNAEISADLFMSVATVKAHVSRLLTKLDLNNRVQIALLVHDAGLA